A genomic region of Tsukamurella pulmonis contains the following coding sequences:
- a CDS encoding winged helix-turn-helix transcriptional regulator → MADFDVFAKDCPSRDVFAHVTGRWGALVLGRLNTEPQRFGEIRRQVEGISDRMLTQTLRTLVDDGLVARYSAGTNPPHTEYRLTPTGVGIAEAVLRLADAVQAAMPTVAAGA, encoded by the coding sequence ATGGCCGATTTCGACGTCTTCGCGAAGGACTGCCCCTCGCGCGATGTCTTCGCACACGTCACCGGGCGCTGGGGCGCCCTCGTGCTCGGGCGATTGAACACAGAGCCGCAGCGCTTCGGAGAGATCCGGCGCCAGGTGGAGGGCATCAGCGACCGCATGCTCACCCAGACGCTGCGCACCCTCGTCGACGACGGGCTGGTCGCCCGCTACTCCGCAGGCACCAATCCCCCGCACACCGAGTACCGGCTCACCCCCACGGGCGTCGGCATCGCCGAGGCGGTCCTGCGCCTGGCCGACGCGGTGCAGGCCGCGATGCCAACGGTCGCCGCCGGCGCCTGA
- a CDS encoding DoxX family protein: protein MVKRLVTTQFTLLTLARVILGVVFFAHGWQKVVTNGLSATATGFEGMGVPAPTLSAWFAGLAELLGGALLIVGFAVPLVAIVLIIDMLGAIFTVHLDKGFFAMDGGIELPLVLIAGLLAVAAVPQTSLGVDALVLKKRAEAAK from the coding sequence ATGGTCAAGAGACTGGTCACCACCCAGTTCACCCTTCTCACGCTCGCGCGGGTCATCCTCGGCGTGGTCTTCTTCGCCCACGGCTGGCAGAAGGTCGTCACCAACGGCCTGAGCGCCACCGCCACCGGCTTCGAGGGGATGGGCGTCCCGGCTCCGACCCTGTCCGCCTGGTTCGCCGGCCTCGCCGAGCTGCTCGGCGGCGCGCTGCTCATCGTCGGCTTCGCCGTGCCGCTCGTTGCGATCGTGCTGATCATCGACATGCTCGGCGCCATCTTCACCGTGCACCTCGACAAGGGCTTCTTCGCCATGGACGGCGGCATCGAGCTGCCGCTGGTGCTGATCGCCGGCCTGCTCGCCGTGGCCGCGGTCCCGCAGACCTCGCTCGGCGTCGACGCGCTGGTGCTCAAGAAGCGGGCGGAGGCGGCCAAGTGA
- a CDS encoding DUF4333 domain-containing protein — translation MRAQFGGIAAILALAPATAGCSLLGGTVLDTGTAESEITDYLNNRYASAGITVDSVSCDPGTNRPAPGATFTCDSRVRGTTVPVEVTVMDDDMRIRFAPTKKLYDLAALGPNIVAGVEKQIGRPVTVDCGTGFAAAAPGESFPCTVASEADPTDRLKIDYKVGPMTGEDRWESRDA, via the coding sequence ATGAGGGCACAATTCGGCGGAATCGCGGCAATCCTCGCACTCGCGCCGGCCACGGCCGGCTGCTCGCTTCTCGGCGGCACGGTCCTGGACACCGGCACGGCGGAATCGGAGATCACCGACTACCTCAACAACCGGTACGCCTCGGCGGGGATCACGGTCGATTCGGTCTCCTGCGATCCCGGCACGAACAGACCCGCGCCCGGTGCCACGTTCACCTGCGACTCCCGGGTCCGCGGCACGACGGTCCCCGTCGAGGTCACCGTGATGGACGACGACATGCGCATCCGGTTCGCCCCGACCAAGAAGCTCTACGACCTCGCCGCGCTGGGCCCGAACATCGTCGCGGGCGTCGAGAAGCAGATCGGCCGGCCGGTCACCGTGGACTGCGGCACCGGCTTCGCGGCGGCCGCCCCCGGCGAGAGCTTCCCGTGCACCGTCGCGAGCGAGGCCGACCCCACCGACCGGCTGAAGATCGACTACAAGGTCGGGCCGATGACCGGCGAGGACCGCTGGGAATCCCGCGACGCGTAA
- a CDS encoding DUF1801 domain-containing protein — MNIDCSGEDYRLPGERVRGTPSASAEPEARFRDEEASAVAGASTTAIERWPPCRRGSVTMSIRSEGVRAVMFGKKGDAAVLAKLRAMPAPYAEIGERVHAIIRENAPGLEPVVRWGLPFYVGGGEDVCYIKPGETYVAFGFGENVNPAFEEGATMHPIVWNITALDAETEARIAALVAKAVA, encoded by the coding sequence ATGAATATCGACTGTAGTGGTGAGGACTACCGGTTGCCGGGTGAGCGTGTCCGTGGCACGCCGTCGGCGTCCGCCGAGCCGGAGGCGCGATTCCGCGACGAGGAAGCCTCCGCTGTCGCCGGCGCCTCGACGACGGCGATCGAGCGGTGGCCGCCGTGTCGGCGCGGTAGCGTGACGATGTCGATCCGCTCGGAGGGAGTCCGCGCTGTCATGTTTGGTAAGAAGGGCGATGCCGCAGTGCTCGCGAAACTCCGTGCGATGCCCGCGCCGTACGCGGAGATCGGGGAGCGTGTGCACGCGATCATCCGTGAGAACGCGCCGGGCCTGGAGCCCGTGGTCCGGTGGGGCCTTCCGTTCTACGTCGGTGGCGGCGAGGACGTCTGCTATATCAAGCCGGGCGAGACCTATGTCGCCTTCGGCTTCGGGGAGAACGTCAATCCCGCCTTCGAGGAGGGCGCGACCATGCATCCGATCGTCTGGAACATCACCGCGTTGGACGCCGAGACCGAGGCGCGGATCGCGGCGCTGGTCGCGAAGGCCGTCGCCTGA
- a CDS encoding lysophospholipid acyltransferase family protein, translated as MARREPVYEVVQVLAKGILGAQGVRVDYRGLENIPAEGGVLLAVNHTSYVDFLEAGLAARRAGRWPRYMLKAELKKIRVMAFLIKHCGAIGVDREHGAESYHEAVTALEAGEAVIVYPEATISRSFELKEFKSGAARMSIEADVPIVPLIVWGTQRIWSKGTQRRAGRHRFPVVVQAGPAIRPDGDDPAALTARLRTAMGEALKSAQRGFPAPAGEDWVPARLGGGAPPPDEALRLEQEEFALRKAKREAKQAAKRRSDEA; from the coding sequence ATGGCGCGGCGCGAACCCGTCTACGAAGTGGTCCAGGTCCTGGCGAAGGGAATCCTCGGCGCGCAGGGCGTGCGCGTGGACTACCGCGGGCTGGAGAACATCCCGGCCGAGGGCGGCGTCCTGCTCGCGGTGAACCACACCAGCTACGTCGACTTCCTCGAGGCGGGCCTCGCCGCCCGCCGCGCGGGGCGCTGGCCCCGCTACATGCTCAAGGCCGAACTCAAGAAGATCCGCGTCATGGCCTTCCTCATCAAGCACTGCGGCGCCATCGGCGTCGACCGCGAGCACGGCGCCGAGAGCTATCACGAGGCGGTGACCGCGCTCGAGGCAGGCGAGGCCGTGATCGTCTACCCCGAGGCCACCATCAGCCGCAGCTTCGAGCTGAAGGAGTTCAAGTCCGGAGCCGCGCGGATGTCCATCGAGGCGGACGTGCCCATCGTTCCGCTCATCGTGTGGGGGACGCAGCGCATCTGGTCCAAGGGCACGCAGCGGCGCGCCGGCCGCCACCGCTTCCCCGTCGTCGTGCAGGCGGGTCCGGCGATCCGGCCCGACGGTGACGACCCCGCGGCCCTGACCGCCCGCCTGCGGACCGCGATGGGGGAGGCCCTCAAGAGCGCGCAGCGCGGTTTCCCCGCTCCCGCGGGAGAGGATTGGGTTCCGGCCCGGCTCGGCGGCGGCGCTCCACCGCCCGACGAGGCGCTGCGGCTCGAGCAGGAGGAATTCGCCCTCCGGAAGGCCAAACGCGAGGCGAAACAGGCGGCCAAGCGCCGCTCCGACGAAGCCTGA
- a CDS encoding NAD(P)-dependent oxidoreductase produces MRITVFGASGYSGGHITTEALNRGIEVVGVARDVAKVPAGATAEAGDVTDAAFVARAVEGAAVIVSALPTAAPSGEGTELRTAVEALVAAARATGARLGVVGGAGSLLVAEGGPKLVDTPSFPDAVKPIAQEHDRALDYLRTVEDVDWFYLSPAASYGSFNPGEKRGTFRTSGDLLLTDADGNSEISGADYATAFVDEILTPAHERERFSVAY; encoded by the coding sequence GTGAGGATCACCGTCTTCGGCGCGTCCGGCTACTCGGGCGGCCACATCACCACGGAGGCGCTGAACCGCGGCATCGAGGTCGTGGGCGTCGCCCGCGACGTCGCGAAGGTTCCCGCCGGCGCGACCGCCGAGGCCGGCGACGTGACCGACGCGGCCTTCGTCGCCCGCGCCGTCGAGGGCGCTGCCGTCATCGTCTCCGCCCTGCCGACCGCGGCACCGTCGGGCGAGGGCACCGAGCTGCGCACCGCCGTCGAGGCGCTGGTCGCCGCGGCCCGTGCCACCGGCGCCCGCCTCGGCGTCGTCGGCGGCGCCGGTAGCCTCCTGGTCGCCGAGGGCGGCCCCAAGCTGGTCGACACCCCCTCGTTCCCCGACGCGGTCAAGCCCATCGCCCAGGAGCACGACCGCGCGCTGGACTACCTGCGCACCGTCGAGGACGTCGACTGGTTCTACCTGAGCCCCGCCGCGAGCTACGGCTCCTTCAACCCCGGCGAGAAGCGCGGCACCTTCCGCACGAGCGGCGATCTGCTGCTCACCGACGCCGACGGGAACTCGGAGATCTCCGGCGCCGACTACGCCACCGCGTTCGTCGACGAGATCCTCACCCCTGCGCACGAGCGGGAGCGGTTCTCGGTCGCGTACTGA